One Chroococcidiopsis sp. TS-821 genomic window carries:
- a CDS encoding aminobutyraldehyde dehydrogenase has protein sequence MEQYKMIVNGEAVAAVSANWETVINPATEDGIAEVPQADYTDVDNAVKAAKSAFTSWSQLSPGERSTLIYKLADALEAKTDQLAQMESLSAGKPMKLVANGDVPFAIDNIRYFAGQARVIDGIATKEFVSGYTSTIRREPVGVVASIAPWNYPIMMAAWKIAPAIAAGNTVVIKPAPQTPLTTLMLAQTALEVGFPPGVINVVTGGASVGEPLVSHSDVRMVSFTGSTRTGKRIMELAAQKVTRVHLELGGKAPFIVFADADIAAAAQGAVVGAYINTGQDCTAATRILVERSRYQEFLSAFTELAQQVRLGTPQAETTDMGPLISADQRQRVHGFVERAKNDGISLKLGGEMPDGKGFFYQPTIFTDAPTQSEIMQEEVFGPVVVVNAIDSEQEAIAVANDVKYGLAASVWTKDVAKAWRVASALEFGTVWINDHLPLSSEMPHGGFKESGFGKDLSRYAMEEYTIAKHIMFDLSGDVRKPWHFTAFGDAE, from the coding sequence ATGGAACAGTACAAGATGATCGTCAATGGCGAAGCCGTAGCAGCGGTAAGCGCCAATTGGGAAACTGTCATTAACCCCGCAACCGAAGATGGAATCGCCGAGGTTCCCCAAGCTGACTATACTGACGTTGATAACGCGGTCAAAGCCGCAAAATCTGCTTTTACAAGTTGGTCGCAATTAAGTCCAGGAGAACGCAGTACATTAATTTATAAACTCGCCGACGCTTTAGAAGCAAAAACCGACCAACTTGCCCAAATGGAAAGTCTTAGCGCGGGTAAACCAATGAAACTCGTTGCTAATGGTGACGTTCCTTTTGCGATTGATAATATCCGTTACTTTGCTGGTCAAGCAAGAGTGATTGATGGAATTGCCACAAAAGAATTTGTTTCTGGCTACACCTCCACAATTCGTCGCGAACCAGTGGGAGTTGTCGCCTCGATCGCACCGTGGAATTATCCGATTATGATGGCAGCGTGGAAAATTGCCCCAGCGATCGCCGCCGGAAACACCGTAGTTATTAAACCTGCGCCGCAAACACCGTTAACGACTTTGATGTTGGCACAAACCGCGTTAGAAGTCGGCTTTCCTCCTGGTGTGATTAATGTTGTCACAGGTGGTGCGAGTGTAGGGGAACCATTAGTATCGCATTCTGATGTCCGGATGGTGTCGTTTACAGGTTCGACGCGTACCGGAAAACGCATTATGGAACTTGCCGCACAAAAAGTAACGCGAGTACATTTAGAACTCGGTGGGAAAGCGCCGTTTATTGTTTTTGCGGATGCGGATATCGCCGCCGCCGCGCAAGGTGCAGTTGTCGGTGCTTATATTAATACTGGACAAGATTGTACTGCTGCTACGCGAATTTTAGTCGAGCGATCGCGCTATCAAGAGTTTCTCAGTGCATTTACTGAATTGGCACAGCAAGTGCGTTTGGGAACGCCGCAAGCCGAAACTACCGACATGGGACCCTTAATTTCTGCCGACCAGCGACAACGAGTTCATGGCTTTGTCGAACGTGCCAAAAATGATGGTATTTCTCTGAAATTAGGCGGAGAAATGCCGGATGGTAAAGGCTTTTTTTATCAACCAACAATCTTCACTGATGCACCAACCCAAAGTGAAATTATGCAAGAAGAAGTGTTTGGTCCAGTGGTAGTCGTCAATGCCATTGATTCTGAACAAGAAGCGATCGCGGTTGCTAATGATGTCAAATACGGCTTAGCTGCATCTGTTTGGACTAAAGACGTTGCCAAAGCTTGGCGCGTTGCTAGTGCGTTAGAATTTGGCACAGTTTGGATTAACGATCACTTACCTTTATCGTCTGAAATGCCGCATGGCGGTTTTAAAGAATCGGGTTTTGGCAAAGATTTATCGCGCTACGCCATGGAAGAGTATACGATCGCGAAACATATTATGTTCGATCTCAGTGGAGATGTGAGAAAACCTTGGCACTTTACTGCATTTGGTGATGCGGAATGA
- a CDS encoding ABC transporter permease, which yields MKQLLGGWTILVYLFMYLPILVIVVFSFSQGRVLALPIQGWTVDWYSAALSDDRLQAGLFNSIRVAIAATSIAAILGTLAAFAIQKYQFFGKNAFRTAAILPIILPGIVTGVAMLSFFSTLDLPLGLLTVIIGHATFGFPVVFNTVAARISQLPRSLEEAAADLGAPPWEAFWKVVFPGIRSALISATLLAFTLSFDEIIVTIFLTGQDNTLPMEIWARLRFGITPEINATVTLILLFSICLVLLSQKFARE from the coding sequence ATGAAACAGCTTTTAGGTGGGTGGACAATTCTCGTTTACTTGTTCATGTATCTACCCATCTTGGTGATTGTTGTTTTCAGCTTCAGTCAGGGAAGGGTGTTAGCGTTGCCGATTCAAGGTTGGACAGTAGATTGGTACAGTGCAGCTTTATCCGACGATCGCTTACAAGCAGGTTTATTTAATAGTATACGAGTGGCGATCGCCGCCACATCCATCGCCGCTATTTTAGGAACACTCGCCGCTTTTGCTATCCAAAAATATCAATTCTTCGGTAAAAATGCGTTTCGTACCGCCGCCATACTACCCATAATTTTGCCTGGAATCGTCACTGGTGTGGCGATGTTAAGTTTTTTCTCAACATTAGATTTACCGCTCGGACTTTTAACCGTCATTATCGGTCACGCCACGTTTGGGTTTCCTGTCGTTTTTAATACTGTCGCCGCGCGGATTTCACAGTTACCCCGCAGTTTAGAAGAAGCCGCCGCTGATTTAGGAGCACCGCCTTGGGAAGCATTTTGGAAAGTGGTATTTCCAGGAATACGTTCAGCTTTGATTTCAGCAACGCTGTTAGCTTTTACCTTAAGCTTTGACGAAATCATTGTCACAATTTTTCTCACAGGTCAAGATAACACTTTACCAATGGAAATTTGGGCAAGGTTACGTTTTGGAATTACACCCGAAATCAACGCTACAGTGACATTAATTCTTTTGTTTTCGATTTGTTTGGTGTTGTTAAGTCAAAAATTTGCCCGCGAGTAG
- a CDS encoding ABC transporter ATP-binding protein, whose translation MNTVAVKLEQVSKSYGTVQAVKEVSLTVNQGEFFTLLGASGCGKTTLLRLIGGFEVPNSGKIWISDRDVSRLPAYRRNVHTVFQDYALFPHLSVFENVGFSLQVKRLPRDDIYLRVTDALKLVQLLEMRDRLPSQLSGGQRQRVAIARAIVDRPDVLLLDEPLSALDAKIRVELREELKQLQRQTGISFIYVTHDQEEALALSDRIAVLHNGELLQVGTPLAVYEHPVNLYVAEFIGRANFLAGVLVKVEGDRGQVKIDNQVVTGTLAAEIAPNSAVTVVIRPENINLTAEASHTAYAAKIIQSQYLGYATSYLVDMSGVEFHVLELRRRGATPYQEGDRVFLSWEWQEALIFPATGDNQLQPSVEI comes from the coding sequence ATGAACACAGTCGCAGTTAAATTAGAACAAGTTAGCAAGAGTTACGGTACAGTACAAGCCGTTAAGGAAGTTAGTCTTACAGTCAACCAAGGGGAATTTTTTACGCTTCTTGGCGCTTCTGGTTGTGGGAAAACGACGCTTTTGCGGCTGATTGGTGGCTTTGAAGTTCCCAATAGTGGCAAAATTTGGATTAGCGATCGCGATGTCAGCCGTTTACCTGCGTACCGCCGTAACGTGCATACTGTGTTTCAAGATTATGCGCTATTTCCTCATCTATCGGTGTTTGAAAACGTCGGCTTTTCTTTACAAGTTAAACGATTACCGCGTGATGACATTTATTTGCGCGTGACTGACGCACTTAAATTAGTTCAACTCTTAGAAATGCGCGATCGCCTTCCTTCTCAACTTTCTGGCGGACAACGCCAACGAGTTGCGATCGCCCGCGCAATTGTCGATCGTCCTGATGTGTTGCTGTTAGATGAACCTTTATCCGCTTTGGATGCTAAAATTCGCGTTGAACTGCGCGAGGAATTGAAACAACTTCAGCGCCAAACTGGAATTAGCTTTATCTATGTAACGCACGACCAAGAAGAAGCATTAGCATTATCCGATCGCATCGCTGTACTGCACAATGGCGAACTGTTACAAGTAGGCACTCCTCTAGCAGTTTATGAGCATCCTGTCAACCTTTATGTCGCAGAATTTATTGGTCGCGCTAACTTTTTAGCAGGAGTTCTCGTAAAAGTTGAGGGCGATCGAGGTCAAGTAAAAATAGACAACCAAGTTGTTACAGGAACTTTAGCAGCGGAAATTGCGCCCAATAGCGCTGTAACAGTCGTAATACGTCCAGAGAATATCAATCTTACTGCTGAAGCTAGCCATACAGCATATGCAGCCAAGATTATTCAAAGTCAGTATCTCGGTTATGCGACAAGTTACCTTGTTGACATGTCTGGTGTAGAATTTCACGTTTTAGAACTGCGGCGACGCGGCGCAACTCCATACCAAGAAGGCGATCGCGTTTTCCTTTCCTGGGAATGGCAAGAAGCATTAATCTTTCCCGCTACTGGCGACAACCAACTGCAACCAAGTGTCGAAATTTAA
- a CDS encoding PotD/PotF family extracellular solute-binding protein, producing MKNKPLMFILSICIVTLVAFCFPDSAQAKDCTLRIIGWEGYMDQSFAKPFEQKYGCKVVATYAGSSDEMYAKIKASKGKTYDLVTASGDLTKRLYDAGLVEPLDLSKVPNYQDLLPTFQKPPYNTFNGQPYGVSIAWGPDFLIYDKTVIKSEPQTWKILYEPQYKGKVSLPDYPIFNADVALWNGYSNIFELSQEKLEQEIKPKLFPLRPQVRKFWNSQGELAQLFLNKEIALAWGWPVAIEELKRANFPVGATIPQEGTTGWSDSWMMIKNSPNQDIAYAWMNYMLTGAAQKQMTEITGYWPVSSQILPLLTAEQQAELHLDDVENFYNKIHFWETVPNYDNWVALWNEFRGQ from the coding sequence ATGAAAAACAAGCCATTAATGTTTATTCTCAGTATTTGCATTGTAACTTTAGTGGCTTTCTGCTTTCCAGATTCCGCACAAGCCAAAGACTGCACTTTGCGGATAATCGGCTGGGAAGGATACATGGATCAATCGTTTGCTAAGCCATTTGAACAAAAGTATGGGTGTAAAGTTGTTGCTACCTATGCAGGTTCTTCAGATGAAATGTACGCCAAGATCAAAGCAAGTAAAGGTAAAACTTACGATTTAGTGACAGCATCAGGAGACTTGACAAAAAGATTATACGATGCTGGCTTAGTAGAACCGCTAGATTTATCCAAAGTACCAAACTATCAAGACCTGCTACCAACTTTCCAAAAACCACCTTACAATACTTTTAACGGTCAACCTTACGGTGTTTCAATTGCCTGGGGACCAGATTTTCTGATTTATGATAAAACAGTTATTAAATCAGAACCACAAACTTGGAAAATTCTCTACGAACCGCAATACAAAGGTAAAGTTTCGCTACCCGATTACCCAATTTTTAATGCAGACGTTGCGCTTTGGAATGGGTATTCAAATATCTTTGAATTAAGTCAAGAAAAGTTAGAACAAGAGATAAAACCAAAGCTTTTTCCACTACGTCCGCAAGTACGTAAGTTTTGGAATAGTCAAGGCGAACTCGCACAATTATTTTTAAATAAAGAAATAGCACTAGCCTGGGGATGGCCCGTTGCCATTGAAGAACTTAAACGCGCTAACTTTCCTGTTGGTGCAACAATTCCCCAAGAAGGAACAACTGGCTGGAGTGACTCTTGGATGATGATTAAAAACTCACCCAATCAAGATATAGCTTATGCTTGGATGAACTATATGCTGACTGGTGCAGCCCAAAAACAAATGACCGAGATTACAGGTTACTGGCCAGTCTCCAGCCAAATCTTACCACTGCTTACTGCTGAACAACAAGCAGAATTGCATCTTGACGACGTAGAAAACTTCTACAACAAAATTCACTTTTGGGAAACAGTTCCTAACTACGATAACTGGGTAGCACTGTGGAACGAATTCCGAGGACAGTAG
- a CDS encoding MoaD/ThiS family protein, with the protein MSNEKIQVTVKLFAAYQEACGTSELILEFPQGTPVVEVRDRLIQEHPELNQWRDITRFGINLQFVEPETLLNDGDEVVLIPPVSGG; encoded by the coding sequence ATGTCTAACGAGAAAATTCAGGTGACAGTTAAATTATTCGCTGCGTATCAAGAAGCCTGTGGCACGTCAGAATTGATATTAGAATTTCCGCAAGGTACGCCAGTAGTAGAGGTACGCGATCGCCTCATCCAAGAACACCCAGAACTCAACCAATGGCGCGACATTACTCGGTTTGGCATTAACTTGCAATTTGTCGAACCAGAAACGCTGCTTAATGACGGTGATGAGGTAGTGTTAATTCCGCCAGTCAGCGGGGGTTAA
- a CDS encoding ABC transporter permease — protein MTTSTLFKQQPKKNLPTGFWVSFFPPSLWMISFYFIPIIVLLSYAFMQHEYVQIIPKFTWENFIQIINNSGYRNTLFRTLYIATIVTVINALLAFPVAYFIALYAGKNKQLLTLLILLPLWSSYLVRVFAWRIILGYNGVLNSFLISIGILAEPSSLFLYNQFSMVVTLCYVWLPFMILPLVTALERLPRNLLEASADLGANPWYTFRKVTFPLVLPGLLAGGISVFSLTVGDYITASLVGGAGDILVGNIVASQFGVADNWPLGAAFALVILLLLFGLMTILSRQGVLENL, from the coding sequence ATGACAACATCAACTCTCTTCAAACAACAGCCAAAAAAAAACTTACCAACAGGATTTTGGGTAAGCTTTTTTCCACCTTCATTGTGGATGATTAGCTTCTATTTCATTCCCATAATAGTCTTACTTAGCTACGCCTTTATGCAGCACGAATACGTGCAAATTATTCCCAAATTTACTTGGGAAAATTTTATTCAAATTATCAATAATTCAGGGTATCGAAATACATTATTTCGTACTTTATACATCGCCACAATCGTCACAGTAATTAATGCATTACTAGCCTTTCCAGTGGCTTATTTTATTGCTTTATATGCAGGAAAAAACAAACAATTGCTAACGCTATTAATATTATTACCACTATGGTCAAGCTACTTAGTACGAGTATTTGCGTGGCGAATTATTTTAGGTTACAACGGAGTTCTTAACAGCTTCTTGATTTCAATAGGAATTCTCGCCGAACCTTCTTCTTTATTTCTCTACAATCAATTTTCAATGGTAGTGACGCTGTGTTATGTGTGGCTACCATTTATGATTTTGCCGCTAGTTACCGCCTTAGAAAGATTGCCGAGAAACTTACTCGAAGCATCAGCAGATTTAGGCGCAAATCCTTGGTATACTTTCCGCAAAGTGACATTTCCTTTGGTATTACCTGGACTCTTGGCAGGGGGAATATCTGTTTTTAGCTTAACTGTAGGAGACTACATTACCGCTTCATTAGTTGGTGGTGCGGGTGATATTCTTGTGGGAAATATTGTTGCTAGTCAGTTTGGTGTAGCAGATAATTGGCCATTGGGTGCGGCGTTTGCCTTAGTAATTCTACTGTTATTATTTGGGCTAATGACAATTCTCTCGCGTCAAGGCGTACTGGAGAATTTATGA
- a CDS encoding metallophosphoesterase family protein: protein MSKDASFDLLEVQTASTQATATKKHQKTLHSAILRGPYLQQGTHSSIIIRWATNTPVQGKVLYGTAPDKLLLSATEAAATCDHTVKLQELESDTKYYYAIAHSTEILDEGFFFVTAPKQAKPTRIWVVGDSGRGNEIAAQVRDGYLKFTGTRHTDLWLMLGDNAYDTGTWDEYQRGVFEMYPQILRNSVLWTAIGNHDAGSASSEWQSGPYYELFNPPTQGEAGGIASGTAAYYSFDYGNIHFICLDSYGSDRASTGAMLSWAAEDATSSDKDWKIAFWHHPPYTKGSHDSDTEIELIEMRERALPILEAAGVDLVLSGHSHSYERSYLIDGHYGTSDTFSAEMKKDQGSGQEDKSGAYYKSSAPHAGTVYIVAGTSARADEVSPHPAMHTSLSIPGSLVIDVQGKRLDVMFVDDRGEVQDYFTMKKR from the coding sequence ATGAGTAAAGATGCAAGTTTTGATTTGCTGGAGGTACAGACCGCATCAACCCAAGCAACAGCAACCAAAAAACACCAAAAAACACTTCACTCAGCAATTCTGCGCGGTCCCTATCTGCAGCAGGGAACGCACTCTAGTATCATTATCCGTTGGGCGACTAACACTCCAGTCCAAGGAAAAGTATTGTATGGTACTGCACCAGATAAACTGTTGTTAAGTGCGACAGAAGCAGCCGCAACCTGCGACCATACAGTAAAACTCCAGGAACTTGAGTCAGATACAAAATACTATTACGCGATCGCGCATTCAACTGAAATACTTGACGAAGGTTTCTTTTTTGTCACCGCACCAAAACAAGCAAAACCAACACGGATTTGGGTTGTTGGCGATTCAGGGCGCGGAAACGAGATTGCTGCACAAGTACGCGATGGATACTTAAAGTTTACTGGCACCCGTCATACCGATTTATGGTTGATGCTGGGGGATAATGCCTACGACACTGGAACTTGGGATGAGTATCAGCGGGGAGTTTTCGAGATGTATCCGCAAATTCTCCGCAATAGCGTACTGTGGACAGCCATTGGCAATCACGATGCTGGAAGTGCGAGTTCCGAGTGGCAAAGTGGACCGTACTACGAACTATTCAATCCTCCCACACAAGGCGAAGCAGGTGGTATAGCGTCGGGAACGGCAGCGTATTATTCGTTTGACTACGGTAATATTCACTTTATTTGTCTCGATTCTTACGGTAGCGATCGCGCGTCTACAGGCGCAATGCTATCCTGGGCAGCTGAAGATGCAACATCGTCTGATAAAGATTGGAAAATTGCCTTCTGGCATCATCCACCTTATACGAAAGGATCGCACGATTCAGATACAGAAATTGAACTGATTGAAATGCGCGAACGTGCTTTGCCCATTTTGGAAGCGGCAGGTGTAGACTTAGTGCTATCTGGTCACAGTCATTCCTACGAACGCTCGTACTTAATCGATGGACATTATGGCACCTCAGACACGTTTAGTGCTGAAATGAAGAAAGACCAAGGTAGCGGTCAAGAAGATAAGTCAGGAGCATACTATAAGTCTTCAGCACCTCATGCAGGCACAGTGTACATTGTTGCTGGAACTTCGGCGCGTGCTGATGAAGTTTCACCGCACCCTGCAATGCATACATCATTAAGCATTCCTGGATCGTTAGTCATCGATGTACAAGGAAAAAGGCTCGATGTCATGTTTGTTGACGATCGCGGTGAGGTGCAAGATTACTTCACGATGAAGAAGAGGTAA